A region of Sneathiella limimaris DNA encodes the following proteins:
- a CDS encoding acyl-CoA dehydrogenase family protein, translated as MGFRTSGLDAKVREFGAYLKEYRLEWEQRHAAPGEMFVRASEIGLLGLETEPCFGGLGAPFSDKVEMARLLSHQSMACVFALINSQNVASRLRVSSHDRHHAMADELLSAERIGCTALTEPAAGSDFAAIQTRAEKVEGGWRINGTKAWITNAAYADTIMLYAQTDPAKGWKGIASFLIDAKQEGFRRGEVYRLIGGHAIGAGEFHLEDYIAPSEDMLSPPGEAFKYAMGSINGARTYVAAMCVGMMQNALELTTSYGKERQAFGQPLVAHQGYKWSLTDVMTHIAALSGLVEKAARLIDAKEDAVLAAALAKKMAGEVTIPSLVTCMQAMGANGLREEHFLGQHLAAAKIAAFTDGSTEMMKERIGALM; from the coding sequence ATGGGGTTCAGGACAAGTGGATTGGACGCGAAGGTTCGCGAATTTGGCGCTTATCTCAAGGAATATCGGCTGGAGTGGGAACAACGTCACGCCGCCCCGGGGGAGATGTTTGTCCGGGCGAGTGAGATCGGACTTCTTGGGCTTGAAACAGAGCCCTGCTTTGGCGGTCTTGGGGCCCCTTTCTCTGATAAGGTGGAAATGGCGCGGCTTCTCTCCCATCAATCCATGGCGTGCGTTTTCGCCCTGATCAACAGCCAGAATGTAGCCTCTCGCTTACGCGTCAGTTCCCATGATCGGCATCATGCCATGGCCGATGAACTTTTATCGGCGGAGCGGATCGGCTGCACGGCACTCACTGAGCCTGCGGCTGGCAGTGACTTTGCGGCCATACAAACCCGCGCTGAGAAAGTCGAGGGGGGCTGGCGGATCAATGGCACGAAAGCCTGGATCACCAATGCGGCTTACGCAGATACCATCATGCTCTATGCCCAGACTGACCCCGCCAAGGGCTGGAAAGGGATTGCCAGTTTTTTAATTGATGCCAAGCAGGAGGGATTCCGCCGGGGCGAGGTTTACCGCCTGATCGGCGGGCATGCCATTGGGGCGGGCGAGTTCCATCTGGAAGATTACATCGCCCCATCAGAAGATATGTTAAGTCCGCCTGGCGAAGCCTTTAAATATGCCATGGGGTCCATTAACGGCGCACGCACCTATGTAGCCGCCATGTGTGTGGGCATGATGCAAAACGCGCTGGAGCTCACAACATCCTATGGCAAGGAGCGGCAAGCCTTTGGCCAGCCTCTTGTCGCTCATCAGGGGTATAAATGGTCGCTAACTGATGTGATGACCCATATCGCTGCCCTCAGCGGACTGGTGGAGAAGGCCGCAAGGCTTATCGATGCAAAAGAGGATGCTGTCCTTGCCGCTGCACTGGCTAAGAAAATGGCGGGGGAGGTGACTATCCCATCCCTCGTGACCTGCATGCAGGCCATGGGCGCCAATGGTCTTCGTGAAGAGCATTTCCTCGGTCAGCATCTTGCCGCCGCAAAAATCGCCGCCTTCACAGACGGCTCCACCGAAATGATGAAAGAACGCATAGGCGCCCTGATGTAG
- a CDS encoding TetR/AcrR family transcriptional regulator, whose product MTPRRKNTRNALIETATELFSSRGFNGVSIQDVAVELGITKQALLHHFEKKEKLFAEVLERLADRLMKIVTEFEASEEVAADRFQQLHDQLNAYFVDNPQDGRLIARVVLDTSQQPGEKRKWYLKPFLEKLTDIIALDSQCKDMERLEVFALVYQMVSKILFFSISTDTLSGMYGDTDFHEIQDHYQSHLLG is encoded by the coding sequence ATGACACCGCGCAGGAAAAATACCCGCAACGCCTTGATCGAGACGGCAACTGAACTGTTTTCCAGTCGAGGTTTCAATGGCGTTTCCATTCAGGACGTGGCTGTTGAACTGGGCATCACGAAGCAGGCGCTGCTGCATCATTTCGAGAAAAAGGAGAAACTTTTTGCGGAAGTGTTGGAGCGATTGGCCGATCGCTTAATGAAGATCGTGACGGAGTTCGAAGCCTCTGAAGAGGTGGCGGCAGATCGGTTTCAGCAATTGCATGATCAGCTGAATGCCTACTTTGTTGATAACCCGCAGGATGGCAGACTGATCGCACGGGTTGTTCTGGATACATCGCAGCAACCTGGTGAGAAACGAAAATGGTACCTGAAACCATTTCTGGAAAAACTGACTGATATAATTGCCTTGGACAGCCAATGTAAGGATATGGAAAGGCTGGAGGTTTTTGCGCTGGTCTATCAGATGGTTTCCAAAATTCTATTCTTCAGTATCTCAACCGACACCTTAAGCGGTATGTATGGAGACACTGATTTCCATGAGATCCAAGACCATTACCAATCCCATTTGCTTGGGTAG